The Gemmatimonas sp. UBA7669 genome has a segment encoding these proteins:
- a CDS encoding LEA type 2 family protein, producing the protein MFTRRRFAARAAGLLAFAAVGLAAAGCATLGRATFKEPDVQLKEVVVTGLGLTGGSVDVVLSVYNPNGFKLDALSMTYQVDIDAIKLGEGELDGRFVVPERDSSTVRLPVRFTYAGLGAAGRALMQSGTVNYRVRGDFKVATPIGNFTRPYDQTGRYSTMTGNGR; encoded by the coding sequence ATGTTCACTCGTCGTCGTTTCGCCGCACGCGCGGCCGGTCTGCTTGCCTTCGCGGCTGTCGGACTCGCCGCGGCGGGATGCGCGACACTTGGTCGGGCCACCTTCAAGGAGCCCGACGTCCAGCTCAAGGAAGTTGTCGTCACCGGTCTCGGTCTGACGGGCGGCAGCGTGGACGTGGTGCTGTCCGTGTACAACCCGAACGGCTTCAAGCTCGACGCGCTGAGCATGACGTATCAGGTCGACATCGATGCGATCAAGCTGGGTGAAGGCGAGCTCGACGGGCGATTTGTCGTGCCGGAGAGAGATTCGTCCACCGTGCGCTTGCCCGTGCGGTTCACTTATGCCGGGCTTGGCGCGGCGGGTCGTGCCCTCATGCAGTCGGGCACGGTGAACTACCGCGTGCGCGGCGACTTCAAGGTGGCCACCCCCATCGGCAATTTCACGCGACCCTACGATCAGACGGGCCGCTATT